A window of Apus apus isolate bApuApu2 chromosome 26, bApuApu2.pri.cur, whole genome shotgun sequence genomic DNA:
CGTCGCGGAACTCGATCAGGCCCTGGGCGGGCAGGGCGATGGTTTGGCCGCTCTGCAAACCGGGGGGACCCCCGGGGAAACCCCCCGGTCCGCCGGGCCCTCGGTTGACGGTCTGACGGATCCGGAGGAACCTCCCGCGCTGATTCTCCTTCAGGTCCAGATAATATTTACGGTTTTCCCGTACCAGGAATTCGCTTTTGagggcgcggcggggcccgggcccggCGCCGTCCTCCCCGGGGGGCCCGGCGGCCTGGGCCAGCTGCTCGGGGCTGGAGGGGCCCAGCTGCGCGTAGTGCTCGATGAAGTCGCCCAGGTAGTCGCGGAACTCGGCGGCCACCGCCATGGAGAGCGTCAGGCGGCTCTTGGACCCGCCCGCCCCCACCTCGGCGATCTTCAGGAACCGGCCCTTGGCGTTCTGCTTCACGTCCAGGTAGAAGCGCTTGTTCTGGATGTCCAGCCGCTTCGAGGCCAGCTCCTGCGTCTCCTGCTccgggccggccccgccgctgcctcCGCCGGagcccccgccggccccgct
This region includes:
- the PURB gene encoding transcriptional activator protein Pur-beta, with the translated sequence MADGDSGSERGGSGGGFGPGRGGGGGGGGGSGSGAGGGSGGGSGGAGPEQETQELASKRLDIQNKRFYLDVKQNAKGRFLKIAEVGAGGSKSRLTLSMAVAAEFRDYLGDFIEHYAQLGPSSPEQLAQAAGPPGEDGAGPGPRRALKSEFLVRENRKYYLDLKENQRGRFLRIRQTVNRGPGGPGGFPGGPPGLQSGQTIALPAQGLIEFRDALAKLIDDYGGEEEELGGPGGGGPGGGGLYGELPEGTSITVDSKRFFFDVGCNKYGVFLRVSEVKPSYRNAITVPYKAWAKFGGAFCRYAEEMRDIQERQRDKLYDRRAGPPGPGSGSGAGDDSDGDDVDDD